The Deinococcus multiflagellatus genome includes the window GTGTGGTCAGCCTGAACGTGGTGCCGCGTGACCGGGCCCTGGCCCCGCAGACGCTGCTGGTGCGCGTGAACACCGACCAGCTCAGCCGCATTGAGTGCACGCTGGCGGGCAGCGCTTTCCGCTGCGACGTGCGGTAACGGCGGTACTTCAGTTCACTCTGGGGCCCACCAGTCGCCCCTCAAGGCCGACCCTCTCTGCCGGGGTCGGTCTTTTCCGTGGTCCGCGCCACACCCAGTTCCGGGGCAGGCAGGTGCTACCCTGCCCGGCATGACCGCGCCTGCCCCCACGCACCTGCTGGGTGACCTGTACGCCCTTCAGGTGCCCATTCCCTACCCGATGGGGGCCGTGACCGTCCTGCTGGACGTGCCCGCTGGGGGCCCGGTCACCATGATTGACACCGCGCTGGACACCCCGGAAGCCCACGCGGCCCTGGAAGGCGGGCTGGCGGCGCTGGGACTGCACTGGCCGGATGTGGACCGGGTGATCATCACCCACCACCACCCCGACCACTACGGGCTGGCGGGGCTGGTGGAAGAGCGCAGCGGCGCGTCCGTGCACCTGCTGGACGTGGAAATTGGGCGCGGGGAGCGCTACTGGCACCTATGGGAAGAGTGGCTGCCTGGGCACGTCAAGCACCTGCGCGACCACGGCCTGCCGCCCGAATCGCTGCTGAGCCTGGAGGCCGAGAGCCGCCGCAGCCGCCAGCGGGTGCACCCGGCCACCCGTGTCTCCCCCCTGCGCGAGGGGCAGGAGGTCACGCTGTCCGGCGAGCCCTGGGAGGTGCTGTGGCTGCCCGGCCACGCCGACGGCCACCTGGGCCTGTGGAACGAGGCGCAGGGCACCCTAATTGCCGGGGACGCCATCCTGCCGCGCATCAGCCCGAATATCGGCCTGTACGCCTACACCCGCCCCGATCCGCTGGGCGACTACCTGCAGACGCTGGGCAAGCTTGAAGCCCTGAATCCGGCCCGCGCGGTGGTGGGCCACCACGGCCCCGTGATGACCGGCGTGCAGGCCCGCGCCCGCGAGCTGCGCGCGCACCACCACGAGCGGCTGGACTTCCTGCAGGCCCAGGCCGCCCAGGCGCCGGGCACCGCCTACGCCCTGTCGCTGGCCATGTTTCCGCGCGACCTGAACATCAGCGGGCGGCGTTTTGCCCTGGCCGAAACGCTGGCCCACCTGGAACACCTCCGCCTGCTGGGCGCGCTGTACCGCACCTGGCAGGAGGACGCGGGCGCCTGGGTGTACCACGCCTGAACAGCGGCCCCGCTCACCAGAGGCAGGCGGGCACGCGCTCTATACTCCGGCGCATGACAGCTTCAACGGAATTGCGGCGGATCATGACCGCGCTGCAAGAGGGTGGTCTGACCGTCGAAGCGGTCGAGGACGGCGCGCTGATTCAGGACGGCGACGCGCGGGTGGCCCTGTTCGCCGAGCCCGACCCGCAGGGCGGCGTGATTGTGCGCCTGCACCTGGACCTGGACCTGTATGTCGAGGAAGACAGCCTGAGTGACATCCTGATGGGCATGAACCTCATGAACCAGGGCCTGGACTACGGCGCGCTGAATCTGGACCCGGTGGACGAGAGCGAAGGCAGTGAAGACGGCGAGCCCCTGACCTTTGCCGTGCTGGGCCGCAGCGTTCTGTGGCTGCCCGACCTGGGCGTGGCCGAACTGGACCGCCTGCGCGAGCACCTGCGCCGCTTCGAGGAAGAGGTGACGCAGGCGGTGGAACGCACCCTGCACGGGAATAAGGGCATCAGCGCGTAATCCGGGCGGCCGTCCATTTCCGGAACAGCCAGATCATCCCTGGCTGTTTCTCATTCCTGCACATCCGTACCCTTCCCTCTGCGCTGCGCCGCGCTAAGGCCCTCTGGTCGGCAACATTTCGGAAACAGGTCACGGTATCCCTCGGAAGCTGGAGCAGCGGAACCGGAGCGCAGGCCGGGGGCCCACTCGCCCCCCATCCCCCCCAACGCCGCCTCCAGATCGTCCCTCTGGGGGCTCGTGCGGGGCGGGCCGTGAACCTATGATCGGGGAACATGACCCTCTCTGACCTGCCCTCCACCGACGCCGCCCACTGGCTGGCGCAGTTGGACACCGTGTGGCAGCGCCGCGAGCGCCAGCGCGGGGCCGCCGCGCAGGTGGCGCAGGCGGCGCGGGCGTGGAGCGAGCAGCGCGGCATCCTGGACCCGCAGGTGGCCCGCGCGGCGTCGGTGGTCTGGGCCTACGTGGCCTGGCGCGGCGGGCAGCTGGGCGAGGCGCGGGCGGCGCTGGACTGGGTGGTGCCGGACCTCTCCCCCACGCGCTGGCACTGCCGGGCCCTGAATGTCACGGTGGGGGTGGTGGCCGAACTGGGCGAACTGGCCCAGGCGCTGTCACTGGCCCACGCGCAGCTGGCCCTGAGCCGTCAGGTGCAGGACCAGGAAATGGAAGCCTGCGCCCTGC containing:
- a CDS encoding MBL fold metallo-hydrolase is translated as MTAPAPTHLLGDLYALQVPIPYPMGAVTVLLDVPAGGPVTMIDTALDTPEAHAALEGGLAALGLHWPDVDRVIITHHHPDHYGLAGLVEERSGASVHLLDVEIGRGERYWHLWEEWLPGHVKHLRDHGLPPESLLSLEAESRRSRQRVHPATRVSPLREGQEVTLSGEPWEVLWLPGHADGHLGLWNEAQGTLIAGDAILPRISPNIGLYAYTRPDPLGDYLQTLGKLEALNPARAVVGHHGPVMTGVQARARELRAHHHERLDFLQAQAAQAPGTAYALSLAMFPRDLNISGRRFALAETLAHLEHLRLLGALYRTWQEDAGAWVYHA
- a CDS encoding YbjN domain-containing protein, yielding MTASTELRRIMTALQEGGLTVEAVEDGALIQDGDARVALFAEPDPQGGVIVRLHLDLDLYVEEDSLSDILMGMNLMNQGLDYGALNLDPVDESEGSEDGEPLTFAVLGRSVLWLPDLGVAELDRLREHLRRFEEEVTQAVERTLHGNKGISA